From one Lates calcarifer isolate ASB-BC8 unplaced genomic scaffold, TLL_Latcal_v3 _unitig_5878_quiver_531, whole genome shotgun sequence genomic stretch:
- the LOC108877253 gene encoding olfactory receptor 4Q2-like produces MMENYTYNSFILQLEGLNVSKDLVYPVFLCLFFSYLFITVANVGIAVLIFMDKNLHQPMYLLFCNLTVSDLLGNSIMVPRLLVDMLRPPSERLISYYECVVQAFTTHMSTTTAHTVLMIMAFDRYVAICNPLRYSAIMTNNMVIKLTVSAWGVAFVLVGILLGLTIRLNRCRTLIRSMFCNNLTFTVVVLTGSIGSMVLTYTKITVVCLTSKNKSLNSKALKTCSTHLVVYLITILSGMAIIILHRVPQYSDSRKFVTILYHIIPGSLNPIIYGMQSKEIRKSLSNLFKSKRVLPS; encoded by the coding sequence ATGATGGAAAACTACACCTACAACAGCTTCATTCTCCAGCTGGAGGGGTTAAATGTCTCAAAGGACTTGGTCTaccctgtgtttctctgtctctttttctcctaTTTGTTTATAACTGTTGCAAATGTTGGCATTGCTGTTCTTATTTTCATGGACAAAAACCTTCACCAGCCTATGTATCTACTTTTTTGCAACTTGACAGTCAGTGACCTACTTGGAAACTCTATCATGGTGCCACGTTTGCTTGTAGACATGTTGCGTCCTCCCTCTGAACGCCTCATCAGTTATTATGAATGTGTGGTTCAAGCTTTCACCACACACATGTCCACCACCACTGCTCACACAGTGCTCATGATTATGGCCTTTGACAGATATGTGGCCATCTGCAATCCCCTGCGTTATTCTGCCATAATGACCAACAACATGGTGATCAAGCTGACAGTTTCTGCCTGGGGAGTGGCCTTTGTTTTGGTTGGGATTCTCCTTGGTCTGACTATAAGACTGAACCGATGCAGGACTCTGATCAGGAGCATGTTTTGTAACAACCTCACTTTCACTGTAGTCGTGCTTACGGGGTCCATAGGCAGCATGGTCCTCACCTATACTAAGATTACAGTAGTCTGTCTGACCAGTAAGAACAAGTCTCTGAACAGTAAAGCCTTAAAGACCTGCAGCACTCATCTGGTTGTGTATCTGATTACAATTCTCAGTGGAATGGCTATCATTATTCTGCATCGTGTCCCTCAGTACTCAGACAGCAGAAAATTTGTTACTATTCTGTATCATATCATCCCTGGCAGCCTCAATCCCATAATTTATGGCATGCAGTCTAAAGAGATACGGAAATCTTTGTCTAATTTGTTTAAGTCCAAGAGGGTTTTACCATcataa
- the LOC108877223 gene encoding olfactory receptor 146-like produces MENYTYNSPTIQLEGLNVSKEFIHPLFLLLFFSYLFIMVANVGIAVLIFMDKNLHQPMYLLFCNLSVNDLLGNSIMVPRLLVDMLRPPSERLISYYECVVQAFTTHMFSTTSHTVLMIMAFDRYVAICNPLRYSAIMTNNMLMKLTVSAWGVGLLLVGTLLGLTLRLNRCRTLIRSPYCDNAALFKLSCESVLINNIYGLTFTVVLLTGSIGSMVLTYTKITVVCLTSKNKSLNSKALKTCSTHLVVYLIMFLSGMAIIILHRFPQYSDSRQFVAILYHIIPGSLNPIIYGIQSKEIQRFLSSLFESKRILPS; encoded by the coding sequence ATGGAAAACTACACCTACAACAGCCCCACAATCCAGCTGGAGGGGTTAAATGTCTCAAAAGAATTTATCCACCCACTCTTTCTCTTACTCTTTTTCTCCTATTTGTTTATAATGGTAGCAAATGTTGGCATTGCTGTTCTTATTTTCATGGACAAAAACCTTCACCAGCCTATGTATCTACTTTTTTGCAACTTGTCAGTCAATGACCTTCTTGGAAACTCTATCATGGTGCCACGTTTGCTTGTAGACATGTTGCGTCCTCCCTCTGAACGCCTCATCAGTTATTATGAATGTGTGGTCCAAGCTTTCACCACACACATGTTCAGTACGACTTCCCACACAGTGCTCATGATTATGGCCTTTGACAGATATGTGGCCATCTGCAATCCACTGCGTTATTCTGCCATAATGACCAACAACATGTTAATGAAGCTGACAGTTTCTGCCTGGGGAGTGGGTCTGTTGTTGGTAGGAACACTACTTGGTCTGACCCTACGGCTGAACCGATGCAGGACTCTGATCAGAAGTCCTTATTGTGACAATGCTGCCCTGTTTAAGCTCTCCTGTGAGAGTGTCCTTATCAATAACATCTATGGCCTCACTTTCACTGTAGTCCTGTTGACAGGGTCCATAGGCAGCATGGTCCTCACCTATACTAAGATTACAGTAGTCTGTCTGACCAGTAAGAACAAGTCTTTGAACAGTAAAGCCTTAAAGACCTGTAGCACTCATCTGGTTGTTTATCTGATCATGTTTCTCAGTGGAATGGCTATCATTATTCTGCATCGCTTCCCTCAGTACTCAGACAGCAGACAATTTGTTGCTATTCTGTATCATATCATCCCTGGCAGCCTCAATCCCATTATTTATGGCATACAGTCTAAAGAGATACAAAGGTTTTTGTCTAGCTTGTTTGAGTCTAAAAGGATTTTGCCatcataa
- the LOC108877246 gene encoding olfactory receptor 146-like, translating to MENYTFNSPTLQLEGLNVSKEYVYPLFLFLFSSFLFIMVGNVGIAVLIFMDKNLHQPMYLLFCNLSVNDLLGNSIMVPRLLVDMLRPPSERLINYYECVVQAFTTHMFGTNVHTVLMIMAFDRYVAICNPLRYSAIMTNNMLMKLTVSAWGVGLLLVGILLGLTIRLDRCRIQIGSPYCDNASLFKLSCESVFINNIYGLTFTVVLFTSSIGSMVLTYTKITVVCLTSKNKSLNSKALKTCSTHLVVYLIMLFSGMSLIALHRFPQYSDYRKLCSILFYIIPSSLNPIIYGVQSKEIRKFLSKYFCKFMKTNKVN from the coding sequence ATGGAAAACTACACCTTCAACAGCCCCACACTCCAGCTGGAGGGGTTAAATGTCTCAAAAGAATATGTCTACCcactctttctcttccttttttcctcttttctgtttatAATGGTAGGAAATGTTGGCATTGCTGTTCTTATTTTCATGGACAAAAACCTTCACCAGCCTATGTATCTACTTTTTTGCAACTTGTCAGTCAATGACCTTCTTGGAAACTCTATCATGGTGCCACGTTTGCTTGTAGACATGTTGCGTCCTCCCTCTGAACGCCTCATCAATTATTATGAATGTGTGGTTCAAGCTTTCACCACACACATGTTTGGTACCAATGTTCACACAGTGCTCATGATTATGGCCTTTGACAGATATGTGGCCATCTGTAATCCGCTGCGTTATTCTGCCATAATGACCAACAACATGTTAATGAAGCTGACAGTTTCTGCCTGGGGAGTGGGTCTGTTGTTGGTTGGGATTCTTCTTGGTCTGACTATAAGACTGGACCGATGCAGGATTCAAATCGGAAGTCCTTATTGTGACAATGCCTCACTGTTTAAACTCTCCTGTGAGAGTGTTTTTATCAATAATATCTATGGTCTCACTTTCACTGTGGTCCTGTTCACCTCCTCTATAGGCAGCATGGTCCTCACCTATACTAAGATTACAGTAGTCTGTCTGACCAGTAAGAACAAGTCTTTGAACAGTAAAGCCTTGAAGACCTGCAGCACTCATCTGGTTGTGTATCTAATAATGCTGTTTAGTGGCATGTCACTCATCGCTCTGCATCGTTTCCCTCAGTACTCAGACTACAGGAAACTTTGtagcattttattttacatcatcCCCAGCAGTCTCAACCCCATTATTTATGGTGTGCAGTCCAAAGAGATAAGAAAATTCTTGTCAAAGTATTTTTGTAAatttatgaaaacaaataagGTGAACTAA
- the LOC108877259 gene encoding olfactory receptor 146-like: MENYTYNSPTLQLEGLILPKEYMLPAFLFFFFSYFFIIVANVSILFLIFTDKNLHQPMYLLLCNLSVSDISGSTRLLPRLLVDMLRPPSERLISYYECVVQAFTTQFFGTTTHTVLMIMAFDRYVAICNPLRYSAIMTNNMVIKLTVSAWGVAFVLVGILLGLTIRQNRCRTLITNPFCDNASLFKLSCESALINNIYGLTFTVVGLIFSIGSIVLTYTKITVVCLTSKNKTLNSKALKTCSTHLVVYLIMLLSGIINVTLHRFPQHSDSRKVSAILFIIIPASLNPIIYGIQSKEIQKKILKISQSKK; encoded by the coding sequence ATGGAAAACTACACCTACAACAGCCCCACACTCCAGCTGGAGGGGTTAATTCTCCCAAAAGAATACATGTTACctgcctttctctttttctttttctcctacTTTTTTATAATTGTTGCAAATGTAAGCATTTTGTTTCTAATATTTACTGACAAAAACCTTCACCAGCCTATGTATCTTCTTCTTTGCAACTTGTCAGTCAGTGACATAAGTGGAAGTACTCGCCTTCTGCCTCGTTTGCTTGTAGACATGTTGCGTCCTCCCTCTGAACGCCTCATCAGTTATTATGAATGTGTGGTTCAAGCTTTCACCACACAGTTCTTTGGTACCACCACTCACACAGTGCTCATGATTATGGCCTTTGACAGATATGTGGCCATCTGCAATCCGCTGCGTTATTCTGCCATAATGACCAACAACATGGTGATCAAGCTGACAGTTTCTGCCTGGGGAGTGGCCTTTGTTTTGGTTGGGATTCTGCTCGGTCTGACCATAAGACAGAACCGATGTAGGACTCTGATCACAAACCCTTTCTGTGATAATGCCTCACTGTTTAAACTCTCCTGTGAAAGTGCTCTTATTAATAACATCTATGGTCTCACTTTCACTGTGGTTGGGCTCATCTTTTCTATAGGCAGCATTGTTCTCACCTATACTAAGATTACAGTAGTCTGTCTGACCAGTAAGAACAAGACTTTGAACAGTAAAGCCTTAAAGACCTGTAGCACTCATCTGGTTGTGTATCTGATCATGCTGTTAAGTGGAATAATTAATGTTACTTTGCATCGTTTCCCCCAGCACTCAGACTCTAGAAAAGTTTCTGCAATTCTGTTCATTATTATACCTGCAAGCCTCAACCCAATAATTTATGGTATACAGTCCAaagagatacaaaaaaaaatattaaaaatctcTCAGTCCAAGAAATGA
- the LOC108877257 gene encoding olfactory receptor 146-like yields MENYTYNSLTLQLEGLKVTKNFKYPVFFLFFISYIVMMIMNVGISVLIFTDKNLHQPMYLLFCNLSVSDIIGCTHILPRLLSDMLRPPSERLISYYECVVQAFTTHMFATTSHTVLMIMAFDRYVAICNPLRYSAIMTNKLLIKLTVSAWGVTFVLVGILLGLTIRLNRCRTLIMNPYCDNASLFKLSCESVFINNVYGLTFTVVLLTSSIGSIVLTYTKITVVCLTSKNKSLNSKALKTCSTHLVVYLIMIFSGSTIITLHRFPQYSDYRKLSAILFVIVPGSLNPIIYGIQSKEIQRFLFEKFRSKKCLK; encoded by the coding sequence ATGGAAAACTACACCTACAACAGTTTGACACTCCAGCTGGAGGGATTAAAGGTCACAAAGAATTTTAAGTATCCtgtctttttcctgttctttataTCCTACATTGTTATGATGATTATGAATGTAGGCATTTCAGTTCTAATTTTCACTGACAAGAACCTTCACCAGCCTATGTATCTCCTTTTTTGcaacctgtcagtcagtgatatAATTGGATGTACTCATATTTTGCCTCGTTTACTGTCAGACATGTTGCGTCCTCCCTCTGAACGCCTCATCAGTTATTATGAATGTGTGGTCCAAGCTTTCACCACACACATGTTCGCCACCACTTCCCACACAGTGCTCATGATTATGGCCTTTGACAGATATGTGGCCATCTGCAATCCCCTGCGTTATTCTGCCATAATGACCAACAAATTGCTGATCAAGCTGACAGTTTCTGCCTGGGGAGTGACCTTTGTTTTGGTCGGGATTCTGCTCGGTCTGACCATTAGACTGAACCGATGTAGGACTCTGATCATGAATCCTTACTGTGATAATGCCTCACTGTTTAAACTCTCCTGTGAGAGTGTCTTTATTAATAACGTCTATGGTCTCACTTTCACTGTGGTCCTGCTCACCTCCTCTATAGGCAGCATTGTTCTCACCTATACTAAGATTACAGTAGTCTGTCTGACCAGTAAGAACAAGTCTTTGAACAGTAAAGCCTTAAAGACCTGTAGCACTCACCTGGTTGTTTATCTAATTATGATCTTTAGTGGAAGTACTATCATTACTTTGCATCGTTTCCCCCAGTACTCAGACTACAGAAAACTTTCTGCCATTCTGTTTGTTATTGTCCCTGGAAGCCTCAACCCCATAATTTATGGCATACAGTCCAAAGAGATACAAAGATTCTTATTTGAAAAGTTTCGGTCCAaaaagtgtttgaaataa
- the LOC108877225 gene encoding olfactory receptor 146-like: MKNYTYNSPTLQLEGLKVTKNFKYPVFFLFFISYIVMMIMNVGISVLIFTDKNLHQPMYLLLCNLSVSDISGSTRLLPRLLVDMLRPPSERLISYYECVVQAFTTQFFGTTTHTVLMIMAFDRYVAICNPLRYSAIMTNKMLIKLTVSAWGVAFVLVGILLGLTIRLNRCRTLITNPFCDNASLFKLSCESVFINNIYGLTFTVVLLIFSIGSIVLTYTKITVVCLTSKNKSLNSKALKTCSTHLTVYLIMMLSGIVNVMLHRFPQHSDSRKVSTILFVIVPASLNPIIYGIQSKEIWKILAEILQSQKCLQSREK, encoded by the exons ATGAAAAACTACACCTACAACAGCCCCACAC TCCAGCTGGAGGGATTAAAGGTCACAAAGAATTTTAAGTATCCtgtctttttcctgttctttataTCCTACATTGTTATGATGATTATGAATGTAGGCATTTCAGTTCTAATTTTCACTGACAAGAACCTTCACCAGCCTATGTATCTTCTTCTTTGCAACTTGTCAGTCAGTGACATAAGTGGAAGTACTCGCCTTCTGCCTCGTTTGCTTGTAGACATGTTGCGTCCTCCCTCTGAACGCCTCATCAGTTATTATGAATGTGTGGTTCAAGCTTTCACCACACAGTTCTTTGGTACCACCACTCACACAGTGCTCATGATTATGGCCTTTGACAGATATGTGGCCATCTGCAATCCACTGCGTTATTCTGCCATAATGACCAACAAAATGCTGATCAAGCTGACAGTTTCTGCCTGGGGAGTGGCCTTTGTTTTGGTCGGGATTCTGCTCGGTCTGACCATAAGACTGAACCGATGTAGGACTCTGATCACAAACCCTTTCTGTGATAATGCCTCACTGTTTAAACTCTCCTGTGAGAGTGTCTTTATCAATAACATCTATGGTCTCACTTTCACTGTGGTCCTGCTCATCTTTTCTATAGGCAGCATTGTTCTCACCTATACTAAGATTACAGTAGTCTGTCTGACCAGTAAGAACAAGTCTTTGAACAGTAAAGCCTTAAAGACCTGCAGCACTCATTTGACTGTGTATCTGATCATGATGTTAAGTGGAATAGTTAATGTAATGTTGCATCGTTTCCCCCAGCACTCAGACTCTAGAAAAGTTTCCACTATTCTATTTGTTATTGTACCTGCAAGCCTCAACCCTATAATTTATGGCATACAGTCCAAAGAGATATGGAAAATTTTAGCTGAAATACTTCAGTCCCAAAAATGTTTGCAGTcaagggaaaaataa
- the LOC108877258 gene encoding olfactory receptor 146-like: protein MENYTYNSFTLQLEGLNVPKEYMYPAFLFFFFSYLFIIVANVSILVLIFIDKNLHQPMYLLFCNLSVSDIIGSTRIVPRLLVDMLRPPSERLISYYECVVQAFVSHLFGTTAHTVLMIMAFDRYVAICNPLRYSAIMTNKLLIKLTVSAWGVAFVLVGILLGLTIRLNRCRTLIMNPYCDNASLFKLSCESVFINNVYGLTFTVVLFTGSIGSMVLTYTKITVVCLTSKNKSLNSKALKTCSTHLVVYLIMIFSGSTIITLHRFPQYSDYRKLSAILFVIVPGSLNPIIYGIQSKEIQKFLFEIFRSKKCLK, encoded by the coding sequence ATGGAAAACTACACCTACAACAGCTTCACACTCCAGCTAGAGGGGTTAAATGTCCCAAAAGAATATATGTATCCagcctttctcttcttttttttctcctacttGTTTATAATTGTTGCAAATGTAAGCATTTTGGTTCTAATTTTTATTGACAAGAACCTTCACCAGCCTATGTATCTCCTTTTTTGCAATCTCTCAGTCAGTGATATAATTGGAAGTACTCGTATTGTGCCCCGTTTACTTGTAGACATGTTGCGTCCTCCCTCTGAACGCCTGATAAGTTATTATGAATGTGTGGTCCAAGCTTTTGTATCACATTTGTTTGGTACCACTGCTCACACAGTGCTCATGATTATGGCCTTTGACAGATATGTGGCCATCTGCAATCCCCTGCGTTATTCTGCCATAATGACCAACAAATTGCTGATCAAGCTGACAGTTTCTGCCTGGGGAGTGGCCTTTGTTTTGGTCGGGATTCTGCTCGGTCTGACCATTAGACTGAACCGATGTAGGACTCTGATCATGAATCCTTACTGTGATAATGCCTCACTGTTTAAACTCTCCTGTGAGAGTGTCTTTATTAATAACGTCTATGGTCTCACTTTCACTGTGGTCCTGTTCACAGGTTCCATAGGCAGCATGGTCCTCACCTATACTAAGATTACAGTAGTCTGTCTGACCAGTAAGAACAAGTCTTTGAACAGTAAAGCCTTAAAGACCTGTAGCACTCACCTGGTTGTTTATCTAATTATGATCTTTAGTGGAAGTACTATCATTACTTTGCATCGTTTCCCCCAGTACTCAGACTACAGAAAACTTTCTGCCATTCTGTTTGTTATTGTCCCTGGAAGCCTCAACCCCATAATTTATGGCATACAGTCCAAAGAGATACAAAAATTCTTATTTGAAATCTTTCGGTCCAaaaagtgtttgaaataa
- the LOC108877255 gene encoding olfactory receptor 146-like, which translates to MENYTYNSLTLQLEGLKVTKNFKYPVFFLFFISYIVMMIMNVGISVLIFTDKNLHQPMYLLFCNLSVSDIIGCTHILPRLLSDMLRPPSERLISYYECVVQAFTTHMFATTSHTVLMIMAFDRYVAICNPLRYSAIMSNKMLIKLTVSAWGVAFVLVGILLGLTIRLNRCRTLITNPFCDNASLFKLSCESVFINNVYGLTFTVVLLTSSIGSIVLTYTKITVVCLTSKNKSLNSKALKTCSTHLVVYLIMLFSGMIIVMLHRFPQYSDYRKLSAILFVIVPGTLNPIIYGIQSKEIRKLLFEMFWSKKCPS; encoded by the coding sequence ATGGAAAACTACACCTACAACAGTTTGACACTCCAGCTGGAGGGATTAAAGGTCACAAAGAATTTTAAGTATCCtgtctttttcctgttctttataTCCTACATTGTTATGATGATTATGAATGTAGGCATTTCAGTTCTAATTTTCACTGACAAGAACCTTCACCAGCCTATGTATCTCCTTTTTTGcaacctgtcagtcagtgatatAATTGGATGTACTCATATTTTGCCTCGTTTACTGTCAGACATGTTGCGTCCTCCCTCTGAACGCCTCATCAGTTATTATGAATGTGTGGTCCAAGCTTTCACCACACACATGTTCGCCACCACTTCCCACACAGTGCTCATGATTATGGCCTTTGACAGATATGTGGCCATCTGCAATCCGCTGCGTTATTCTGCCATAATGAGCAACAAAATGCTGATCAAGCTGACAGTTTCTGCCTGGGGAGTGGCCTTTGTTTTGGTCGGGATTCTGCTCGGTCTGACCATAAGACTGAACCGATGTAGGACTCTGATCACAAACCCTTTCTGTGATAATGCCTCACTGTTTAAACTCTCCTGTGAGAGTGTCTTTATTAATAACGTCTATGGTCTCACTTTCACTGTGGTCCTGCTCACCTCCTCTATAGGCAGCATTGTTCTCACCTATACCAAGATTACAGTAGTCTGTCTGACCAGTAAGAACAAGTCTTTGAACAGTAAAGCCTTGAAGACCTGTAGCACTCATCTGGTTGTGTATCTGATCATGCTTTTTAGTGGAATGATAATTGTAATGTTGCATCGTTTCCCCCAGTACTCAGACTACAGGAAACTTTCTGCCATTCTTTTTGTTATTGTACCTGGAACCCTTAACCCAATTATTTATGGCATACAGTCCAAAGAGATACGAAAATtattgtttgaaatgttttggtccaaaaaatgtccttcc